A window from Streptomyces sp. NBC_00271 encodes these proteins:
- the scy gene encoding polarized growth protein Scy, with protein MRGYERQEREPAADVDHLSRFEAEMERLKTEREKAVQHAEDLGYQVEVLRAKLHEARRSLATRPAYDSGGDLGYQAEQLLRNAQIQADQLRADAEREMSQARAQTQRILQEHAEQAARLQAELHQEAVARRQQLDQELAERRQTVESHVNENVAWAEQLRARSEQQARRLLEESRAEADQALSAARAEAERTAAEARQRLANDAESARAEAEALLRRARTDAERLLNAASTQAQEATDHAEQLRSSTANESDSARRQATELSRAAEQRMSEAESALREARAEADKVVAEAKEAAAKALASAESANEQRTRTAKEQVARLVSEATKEAETTKSDAEQAVADAKAKAEKIVAEAEETARSLTAEETASQLSKAARTAEDVLNKASDDAKATRKAAAEEAERIRTEAESEADRLRAEAHDIAEQLKGTAKDDTKEYRAKTVELQEEARRLRGEAEQLRSEANAEGERIRSEARREAVQQIEEAAKTAEELLAKAKADADELRNTATGDSERVRTEAIERATTLRRQAEETLERTRKEAERNREEAVELSDTIKAEAERAAETLREETERAIAARRTEAAEELTRLHTEAEQRLASAEQALSDARADAERIRREAAEESDRLRSEAAERIRTLQAQAEAEADRLRNEAAADASTSRAEGENIAVRLRSEAAAEAERLKSEAQDSADRVRAEAQAAAERLATEGAETLAAAQEEAARRRREAEELLGSARQEADQERERAREQSEELLASARNRVDEAQAEAVRLVEEADRRATEMVSSAEQTAQQVRDAVAGLHEQAQEEITGLRSAAEHAADRTRTEAQEEADRVRADAYAERERASEDASRIRREAAEETDAAKSLAERTVSEAIAESERLRSEAAEHAQRVRTEASDTIANAEQEASRSRAEAREDANRIRSDAATQVDTLITEARSEAERLTNETNAEAERVRAESVAKAERLISDATGDAERLRAEAAETVGSAQQHAERIRSESERVKAEAAAEAERLTSGAREEADRTLDAARREANKRRSEAAEQVDTLISETASEADKLLAEAQQSAQKTTADAESQADTMVGAARNEAERLVSEATVEGNTMVERSRTDADELLVGARRDATAIRERAEELRDRVTTEIEELHERARRESAEAMKTAGDRCDALVRAAEDQLAEAEAKAKDLVSEANSEASKVRIAAVKKAEGLLKEAEQKKSSLIAEATEIKAEAIREARAAVEEGKRELEVLIRRREDINAEISRVQDVLEALESFEAPSAGKDGAVKAGAAAGATRSSGKSSEG; from the coding sequence GTGCGGGGCTACGAACGCCAGGAGCGAGAGCCGGCGGCTGACGTCGACCACCTCTCTCGGTTCGAGGCCGAGATGGAACGGCTGAAGACCGAGCGGGAGAAGGCCGTCCAGCACGCCGAGGACCTCGGCTATCAGGTCGAGGTGCTGCGCGCCAAGCTGCACGAGGCGCGCCGCAGTCTGGCGACCCGGCCTGCCTACGACAGCGGTGGCGACCTCGGCTATCAGGCCGAGCAGTTGCTCCGTAATGCCCAGATCCAGGCCGATCAGCTGCGCGCCGACGCCGAGCGCGAGATGAGCCAGGCCCGGGCGCAGACGCAGCGCATCCTCCAGGAGCACGCCGAGCAGGCCGCCCGGTTGCAGGCGGAGCTGCACCAGGAGGCGGTCGCGCGCCGCCAGCAGCTCGATCAGGAGCTGGCCGAGCGCCGTCAGACCGTCGAGTCGCACGTCAACGAGAACGTGGCGTGGGCCGAGCAGCTGCGCGCCCGCAGCGAGCAGCAGGCCCGCCGGCTCCTGGAGGAGTCGCGCGCGGAGGCGGACCAGGCGCTGAGTGCCGCCCGTGCGGAGGCCGAGCGGACCGCCGCCGAGGCCCGCCAGCGGCTGGCGAACGACGCCGAGTCGGCCCGCGCGGAGGCCGAGGCGCTGCTGCGCCGGGCCCGCACGGACGCCGAGCGGCTGCTGAACGCCGCGTCGACGCAGGCCCAGGAGGCCACCGACCACGCCGAGCAGCTGCGCAGCTCCACGGCGAACGAGTCGGACAGCGCCCGTCGCCAGGCCACCGAGCTGAGCCGGGCCGCCGAGCAGCGCATGTCGGAGGCCGAGTCGGCACTGCGCGAGGCGCGGGCCGAGGCGGACAAGGTCGTCGCCGAGGCGAAGGAGGCCGCGGCCAAGGCTCTGGCGAGCGCCGAGTCGGCGAACGAGCAGCGCACGCGTACGGCGAAGGAACAGGTCGCCCGGCTGGTCAGCGAGGCCACCAAGGAGGCGGAGACCACCAAGTCCGACGCCGAGCAGGCCGTCGCGGACGCCAAGGCCAAGGCCGAGAAGATCGTCGCGGAGGCCGAGGAGACCGCGCGCAGCCTCACCGCCGAGGAGACCGCCTCCCAGCTCTCCAAGGCGGCCCGTACCGCCGAGGACGTCCTGAACAAGGCGTCCGATGACGCCAAGGCGACCAGGAAGGCGGCGGCCGAGGAGGCCGAGCGGATCCGCACCGAGGCGGAGTCCGAGGCGGACCGGCTGCGTGCCGAGGCGCACGACATCGCCGAGCAGCTCAAGGGCACGGCGAAGGACGACACCAAGGAGTACCGCGCCAAGACGGTCGAGCTGCAGGAGGAGGCGCGCCGGCTGCGCGGCGAGGCCGAGCAGCTGCGCTCCGAGGCCAATGCCGAGGGCGAGCGGATCCGCTCCGAGGCCCGGCGCGAGGCCGTCCAGCAGATCGAGGAGGCGGCCAAGACCGCCGAAGAGCTGCTCGCGAAGGCCAAGGCGGACGCGGACGAGCTGCGGAACACGGCCACCGGCGACAGCGAGCGGGTGCGCACCGAGGCCATCGAGCGTGCCACGACGCTGCGCCGCCAGGCCGAGGAGACCCTGGAGCGCACGCGCAAGGAGGCCGAGCGCAACCGCGAGGAGGCCGTCGAGCTCTCCGACACGATCAAGGCGGAGGCCGAGCGGGCCGCCGAGACGCTGCGCGAGGAGACCGAGCGCGCCATAGCGGCCCGTCGGACGGAGGCCGCCGAGGAGCTGACCCGGCTGCACACCGAGGCCGAGCAGCGGCTCGCCTCGGCCGAGCAGGCGCTGAGCGACGCACGGGCGGACGCCGAGCGGATCCGCCGCGAGGCTGCCGAGGAGAGCGACCGGCTGCGTTCGGAGGCCGCCGAGCGGATCCGTACGCTTCAGGCGCAGGCCGAGGCGGAGGCGGACCGGCTGCGCAACGAGGCCGCCGCGGACGCCTCCACGTCGCGCGCCGAGGGCGAGAACATCGCCGTACGACTGCGTTCGGAGGCCGCGGCGGAGGCCGAGCGGCTGAAGTCGGAGGCCCAGGACAGCGCCGACCGGGTACGGGCGGAGGCCCAGGCCGCGGCCGAGCGGCTGGCCACCGAGGGCGCGGAGACACTGGCCGCCGCCCAGGAGGAGGCCGCCCGGCGGCGCCGCGAGGCCGAGGAACTCCTCGGTTCCGCTCGCCAGGAGGCCGACCAGGAGCGCGAGCGGGCCCGCGAGCAGAGCGAGGAGCTCCTCGCCTCCGCGCGCAACCGTGTCGACGAGGCCCAGGCCGAGGCCGTACGGCTGGTCGAGGAGGCCGACCGGCGCGCGACCGAGATGGTCTCCAGCGCCGAGCAGACCGCGCAGCAGGTGCGCGACGCCGTGGCGGGGCTGCACGAGCAGGCCCAGGAGGAGATCACCGGCCTGCGCAGCGCCGCCGAGCACGCGGCGGACCGGACCAGGACCGAGGCGCAGGAGGAGGCGGACCGGGTCCGCGCCGACGCGTACGCGGAGCGGGAGCGGGCCTCCGAGGACGCGAGCCGTATCCGGCGCGAGGCGGCCGAGGAGACGGACGCCGCCAAGTCGCTCGCGGAGCGTACGGTTTCGGAGGCGATCGCCGAGTCCGAGCGGCTGCGTTCGGAAGCCGCCGAGCACGCCCAGCGGGTGCGCACCGAGGCCTCCGACACCATCGCGAACGCCGAGCAGGAGGCTTCGCGCAGCCGTGCCGAGGCCCGGGAGGACGCGAACCGGATCCGTTCGGACGCGGCCACGCAGGTCGACACGCTCATCACCGAGGCGCGCTCCGAGGCGGAGCGGCTGACGAACGAGACGAACGCCGAGGCCGAGCGCGTGCGCGCGGAGTCCGTGGCCAAGGCCGAGCGGCTGATCTCGGACGCGACCGGGGACGCGGAGCGGCTGCGGGCCGAGGCCGCCGAGACGGTCGGTTCCGCGCAGCAGCACGCCGAGCGGATCCGCAGCGAGTCCGAGCGGGTCAAGGCCGAGGCGGCGGCGGAGGCCGAGCGGCTCACGTCCGGTGCCCGCGAGGAGGCCGACCGGACGCTGGACGCGGCACGCCGGGAGGCCAACAAGCGGCGCTCCGAGGCGGCCGAGCAGGTCGACACCCTCATCTCGGAGACGGCGTCCGAGGCGGACAAGCTGCTCGCCGAGGCGCAGCAGAGCGCGCAGAAGACCACGGCGGACGCCGAGTCGCAGGCCGACACGATGGTGGGCGCGGCACGCAACGAGGCCGAGCGGCTGGTCTCCGAGGCGACCGTCGAGGGCAACACCATGGTGGAGCGGTCCCGTACGGACGCGGACGAGCTGCTGGTCGGCGCGCGCCGGGACGCGACCGCCATAAGGGAGCGGGCGGAGGAGCTGCGCGACCGCGTCACCACCGAGATCGAGGAACTGCACGAGCGGGCCAGGCGTGAGTCGGCCGAGGCGATGAAGACGGCCGGTGATCGCTGCGACGCGCTGGTGCGGGCCGCCGAGGACCAGCTCGCCGAGGCCGAGGCGAAGGCGAAGGACCTGGTCTCGGAGGCCAACTCCGAGGCGAGCAAGGTCCGTATCGCCGCGGTCAAGAAGGCCGAGGGGCTCCTCAAGGAGGCCGAGCAGAAGAAGAGCTCGCTCATCGCGGAGGCGACGGAGATCAAGGCCGAGGCCATCCGCGAGGCGCGGGCCGCGGTCGAGGAGGGCAAGCGCGAGCTGGAGGTGCTGATCCGCCGGCGCGAGGACATCAACGCCGAGATCTCCCGTGTCCAGGATGTCCTGGAGGCGTTGGAGTCCTTTGAGGCCCCGTCCGCAGGCAAGGACGGCGCGGTCAAAGCGGGCGCTGCCGCCGGCGCAACTCGTTCGAGTGGCAAGTCGTCAGAAGGCTAG
- the mce gene encoding methylmalonyl-CoA epimerase — translation MLTRIDHIGIACFDLDATVEFYRATYGFEVFHSEVNEEQGVREAMLKINETSDGGASYLQLLEPTREDSAVGKWLAKNGEGVHHIAFGTADVDADAADIREKGVRVLYDEPRRGSMGSRITFLHPKDCHGVLTELVTSAAVESPEH, via the coding sequence ATGCTGACGCGAATCGACCACATCGGTATCGCCTGCTTCGACCTCGACGCGACTGTCGAGTTCTACCGGGCGACGTACGGCTTCGAGGTCTTCCACTCCGAGGTCAACGAGGAGCAGGGCGTCCGCGAGGCCATGCTCAAGATCAATGAGACGTCCGACGGCGGCGCCTCCTACCTCCAGCTCCTGGAGCCGACCCGCGAGGACTCGGCCGTCGGGAAGTGGCTGGCGAAGAACGGCGAAGGGGTCCATCACATCGCGTTCGGTACGGCGGACGTCGACGCCGATGCCGCCGATATCAGGGAGAAAGGCGTACGAGTCCTCTACGACGAGCCCCGACGCGGCTCCATGGGGTCACGAATCACGTTCCTTCACCCGAAGGATTGCCATGGTGTCCTGACAGAACTGGTCACTTCGGCGGCTGTTGAGTCACCTGAGCACTGA
- a CDS encoding acetyl-CoA C-acetyltransferase — protein MSGTNSSTSVIVAGARTPMGRLLGSLKSFSGADLGGFAIKAALDRAGIGGDQVQYVIMGQVLQAGAGQIPARQAAVKAGIPMSVPALTINKVCLSGLDAIALADQLIRAGEFDIVVAGGQESMTNAPHLLPKSREGFKYGAIEMLDAMAYDGLTDAFENIAMGESTEKHNTRLGIARPEQDEIAALSHQRAAAAQKNGIFEAEITPVEIPQRKGEPVVFSKDEGIRAETTAESLAKLRPAFTRDGTITAGTSSQISDGAAAVVVMSKTKAQELGLQWIAEIGAHGNVAGPDNSLQSQPSNAILHALKKEGLDVSDLDLIEINEAFAAVAVQSMKDLGVSTEKVNVNGGAIALGHPIGMSGARLVLHLALELKRRGGGVGAAALCGGGGQGDALIVRVPKA, from the coding sequence ATGTCTGGAACGAACAGCAGTACCTCGGTGATCGTCGCGGGCGCCCGAACGCCCATGGGACGGTTGCTGGGCTCGCTGAAGTCCTTCTCCGGGGCCGACCTCGGAGGCTTCGCGATCAAGGCCGCCCTCGACCGTGCGGGGATCGGTGGCGACCAGGTGCAGTACGTGATCATGGGCCAGGTGCTGCAGGCCGGGGCGGGCCAGATCCCGGCACGCCAGGCCGCGGTCAAGGCGGGCATCCCGATGAGCGTCCCGGCGCTCACGATCAACAAGGTGTGTCTGTCCGGTCTCGACGCCATCGCGCTCGCGGACCAGCTGATCCGCGCGGGTGAATTCGACATCGTGGTCGCGGGCGGCCAGGAGTCCATGACGAACGCGCCCCACCTGCTCCCCAAGTCCCGCGAAGGCTTCAAGTACGGCGCGATCGAGATGCTCGACGCGATGGCGTACGACGGTCTCACCGACGCCTTCGAGAACATCGCCATGGGCGAGTCGACGGAGAAGCACAACACACGCCTGGGCATCGCCCGCCCGGAGCAGGACGAGATCGCGGCCCTCTCCCACCAGCGTGCGGCCGCCGCCCAGAAGAACGGCATCTTCGAGGCGGAGATCACGCCCGTGGAGATTCCGCAGCGCAAGGGCGAGCCCGTCGTCTTCAGCAAGGACGAGGGCATCCGCGCCGAGACGACGGCGGAGTCGCTGGCCAAGCTGCGCCCCGCCTTCACCCGGGACGGCACGATCACGGCGGGCACCTCCTCGCAGATCTCCGACGGCGCCGCGGCCGTGGTCGTGATGAGCAAGACCAAGGCGCAGGAGCTCGGCCTCCAGTGGATCGCCGAGATCGGCGCGCACGGGAACGTCGCAGGTCCGGACAACTCGCTCCAGTCCCAGCCCTCGAACGCGATCCTGCACGCCCTGAAGAAGGAGGGCCTCGACGTCTCCGACCTCGACCTGATCGAGATCAACGAGGCGTTCGCCGCGGTCGCCGTGCAGTCAATGAAGGACCTCGGCGTATCCACGGAAAAGGTGAACGTCAACGGTGGTGCCATCGCCCTCGGTCACCCGATCGGGATGTCCGGCGCCCGCCTCGTGCTGCACCTCGCCCTGGAGCTCAAGCGGCGCGGCGGCGGGGTCGGCGCGGCGGCGCTGTGCGGTGGCGGCGGGCAGGGTGACGCGCTGATCGTGCGGGTACCCAAGGCCTGA
- the meaB gene encoding methylmalonyl Co-A mutase-associated GTPase MeaB → MQDVSSLVAQAREGRPRAVARLISLVEGASPQLREVMAALAPLTGNAYVVGLTGSPGVGKSTSTSALVTAYRRQGKRVGVLAVDPSSPFSGGALLGDRVRMSEHASDPGVYIRSMATRGHLGGLAWAAPQAIRVLDAAGCDVILVETVGVGQSEVEIASQADTSVVLLAPGMGDGIQAAKAGILEIGDVYVVNKADRDGADATARELNHMLGLGESRGPGDWRPPIVKTVAARGEGIDEVVEALEKHHAWMEEHGVLAERRLARASQEVETIAVTALRQRIGDLHGDRRLSALAERIVAGELDPYRAADSLVAGLTES, encoded by the coding sequence ATGCAGGACGTCTCCTCGCTGGTGGCCCAGGCCAGGGAAGGCAGGCCGCGGGCCGTGGCCCGGCTGATCTCCCTGGTGGAGGGGGCGTCCCCGCAGTTGCGCGAGGTCATGGCGGCGCTGGCCCCGCTGACCGGCAACGCGTACGTCGTCGGGCTCACCGGCTCTCCGGGCGTGGGCAAGTCGACCTCGACCTCGGCGCTGGTGACGGCGTACCGGCGGCAGGGCAAGCGGGTCGGGGTCCTGGCCGTCGACCCGTCCTCGCCGTTCTCCGGAGGCGCCCTGCTCGGCGACCGTGTCCGCATGTCCGAGCACGCCTCCGACCCCGGCGTCTACATCCGCTCGATGGCCACGCGAGGCCATCTGGGCGGTCTGGCCTGGGCGGCCCCCCAGGCCATCCGCGTCCTGGACGCGGCGGGCTGTGACGTGATCCTGGTGGAGACGGTCGGCGTGGGCCAGTCGGAGGTGGAGATCGCCTCCCAGGCGGACACCTCGGTGGTCCTGCTCGCCCCCGGCATGGGCGACGGCATCCAGGCGGCGAAGGCCGGAATCCTGGAGATCGGCGACGTGTACGTGGTGAACAAGGCCGACCGGGACGGTGCCGACGCGACCGCGCGTGAGCTGAACCACATGCTCGGGCTCGGCGAGTCCCGAGGGCCCGGGGACTGGCGGCCGCCGATCGTCAAGACGGTCGCGGCGCGGGGCGAGGGCATCGACGAGGTCGTCGAGGCCCTGGAGAAGCACCACGCCTGGATGGAGGAGCACGGTGTCCTCGCCGAGCGTCGTCTCGCCCGGGCGTCCCAGGAGGTCGAGACGATCGCCGTCACGGCGCTGCGTCAACGTATCGGTGACCTTCATGGTGACCGTCGTCTCAGTGCGCTCGCGGAGCGGATCGTGGCGGGGGAGCTGGATCCCTACCGGGCGGCGGACTCGTTGGTGGCGGGCCTGACGGAGAGCTGA
- a CDS encoding MFS transporter — protein sequence MSAPAPRPTYAAFFRIPHARHTFTAALIGRLSYGMVSLAVMLSVTEATGSYAAAGTVMALFGATSVLLSPVRAALIDRHGPRRALIPMASLYATLLATLATAAWRPGTPAPALGALAVTAGACTPPLGPTVRALWGEVIEDNRVLQRAYSLDGIAEEILFVSGPLLVGAVVQFAPPAAALALCALLVWAGTLAFVLSPAVAGVRPAVTKPVARPGRGRRFRDGRALLQPVVVAAGVGLSLGAVDLLVMAYATRHHHGNDVVAWVLAALSLGSALGGLLNGAVDWRTPARARLPLLAGGLGLALAAAGLAPGLGTLTVAVACAGFFVAPALTTSYLIADEAAPSGRRTQAGAWVNTAVNAGSAGGTAGAGLLVGHLPLGLCFALSGTVTVATGLLSVRQASPRPRGARGTARPAPDGPQSHSGPHAESSSHHG from the coding sequence ATGTCTGCGCCCGCGCCGCGGCCCACGTACGCCGCGTTCTTCCGCATCCCCCACGCTCGCCACACCTTCACCGCCGCCCTCATCGGCAGACTCTCCTACGGCATGGTCTCGCTGGCCGTGATGCTCAGCGTGACCGAGGCCACCGGCTCGTACGCCGCCGCCGGCACGGTCATGGCACTGTTCGGCGCGACAAGCGTGCTCCTGTCACCGGTGAGGGCGGCCCTGATCGACCGCCACGGCCCCCGCCGCGCCCTCATCCCGATGGCCTCGCTCTACGCCACCCTGCTCGCGACCCTGGCGACAGCGGCCTGGCGGCCCGGAACACCCGCACCCGCTCTCGGCGCCCTCGCCGTCACCGCGGGCGCCTGCACGCCGCCCCTCGGCCCCACGGTGCGCGCCCTGTGGGGCGAGGTCATCGAGGACAACCGGGTCCTGCAGCGGGCGTACAGCCTGGACGGGATCGCCGAGGAGATCCTCTTCGTCTCGGGTCCGCTGCTGGTGGGCGCGGTCGTCCAGTTCGCACCCCCGGCCGCCGCGCTCGCGCTCTGCGCCCTGCTGGTGTGGGCCGGAACCCTCGCGTTCGTCCTGTCGCCGGCTGTGGCGGGCGTACGTCCGGCCGTCACGAAGCCCGTCGCACGCCCGGGGCGCGGGCGCCGTTTCCGCGACGGGCGCGCGCTCCTGCAGCCCGTCGTCGTCGCGGCGGGCGTCGGCCTGTCCCTGGGAGCAGTCGACCTTCTGGTGATGGCCTACGCCACCCGGCACCATCACGGGAACGACGTGGTGGCCTGGGTGCTCGCCGCCCTGTCGCTGGGCAGCGCCCTGGGCGGCCTCCTGAACGGCGCCGTCGACTGGCGTACGCCCGCACGGGCGCGGCTGCCGCTGCTGGCGGGCGGCCTGGGCCTCGCCCTGGCGGCCGCGGGCCTCGCTCCCGGCCTCGGCACCCTGACCGTCGCCGTGGCCTGCGCCGGATTCTTCGTCGCCCCGGCCCTCACGACGTCGTACCTGATCGCCGACGAGGCGGCCCCGTCGGGCCGCCGTACCCAGGCCGGAGCCTGGGTCAACACCGCGGTGAACGCCGGAAGCGCGGGCGGCACCGCGGGAGCAGGCCTTCTGGTGGGCCACCTGCCCCTGGGCCTGTGCTTCGCCCTGTCGGGGACGGTGACGGTGGCGACGGGACTCCTCTCCGTGCGCCAGGCTTCCCCGCGCCCCAGAGGGGCGCGGGGAACTGCGCGACCAGCCCCGGACGGCCCGCAGTCGCACAGCGGCCCGCACGCGGAGAGCAGCAGCCATCACGGGTAG
- a CDS encoding MarR family winged helix-turn-helix transcriptional regulator — protein METETATRWLTDAEQCAWRTHLEVNRLLTYQLERDLQPFGLTMNDYEILVNLSESEGFRLRMSDLAAATLQSKSRLSHQITRMENADLVRRENCESDRRGLFAVLTEHGMETMKKVAPHHVASVRRHFMDLLSPEALEELHKSLRPIAEHLRGQRGKP, from the coding sequence GACCGAGACGGCCACGCGCTGGCTGACCGATGCGGAGCAGTGCGCCTGGCGCACCCACCTGGAGGTCAACAGGCTGTTGACGTACCAGCTCGAAAGGGATCTGCAGCCGTTCGGGCTGACGATGAACGACTACGAGATCCTGGTGAACCTCTCCGAGTCGGAGGGCTTCCGGCTGCGGATGAGCGACCTCGCGGCCGCCACCCTTCAGTCCAAGAGCCGGCTCTCGCACCAGATCACCCGCATGGAGAACGCGGACCTGGTCCGGCGCGAGAACTGCGAGTCCGACCGCCGGGGACTGTTCGCCGTCCTCACCGAGCACGGCATGGAGACGATGAAGAAGGTCGCCCCGCATCACGTGGCGTCCGTACGCAGGCACTTCATGGATCTGCTGTCCCCGGAGGCCCTGGAGGAGCTGCACAAGTCGCTGCGGCCGATCGCGGAGCATTTGCGGGGGCAGCGGGGCAAGCCGTAA